A window of the Paenibacillus woosongensis genome harbors these coding sequences:
- the pulA gene encoding type I pullulanase has product MSSDSMNGWSPEQSEVMTLDGAGVFSATMALAPGSYSYKFNSSRLQWADNFADLLNPLQLDGNSVVHVPGIQIGGPDTVAKGSSLELKAALVQPSGTTEHVSPQWSLKESGLAGISISGSRLVIADDAVGTSFTIVAEHAGNRSEKEVTVASGLYTFNLHYFRYDGKQNDWNMWIWPEGKDGSGYSFTGVDADGFAVGTYASVSPKIGVLTRLSVPGNDWSAQEMDRKVEMPAGQTAVDVYLVENDPKVYFAKPDTSPKFSAVMADTVDTLIAEASSEIAEADLSTVQLTDITSGSRKLSVSTAKLSGRKLKITLNDAQEFDVTHQYTLETAHLAPTLVTMRKILDDPSFYYDGNDLGLTYTQSGSTFKIWAPTAAKVSVSLYSGAGNYNGNGLVTDHGGGSEHLLNRSANGVWSGAVSGDLKGQFYMYKVEFADGTVNYAVDPYAVAVSANGQRSAIIDLQDTNPAGWTPEKKPQLVEPADAVLYELHIRDFSISPDSGMTHKGKYQAFTERGTKTSQGLPTGIDHLKALGVTHVHLLPAYDFKTVNELAVDDPSSDAPKYNWGYDPQNYNVPEGSYSSDPSDPAARIREFKEMVQSLHDEGIGVVMDVVYNHTFSIEDGPFNKIVPGYYYRTTDAGTYSNATGVGNEIASERPMVSKYIRESVKYWAEEYAVDGFRFDLMGLIDIDTMKDVTSELHQEVDPSLIVYGEPWDMGPTPLRQSLKTIKGSQRNQGFAVFNDDVRGAIKGDSDGTGKGFATGEPGQEAAVVTGVKGATDSFAAKPSEAINYVTAHDNLNLWDKIVRTQGLDTDLGMLNIRDGVLEGGGSVEDAVAAAQPHKYVGTGEDVFDNETVRRSLLANGIVLTSQGLPFLHAGDELLRSKYGDHNSYRSPDAVNQIRWDNKDNFSRVFDYYQGLIELRKSHPAFRMNSKEAIAKHLQVTKSDGSIVSFQLKDYANGDTWNNIIVIYNANKTAQTVKLPSGSAWNIVVDDRSAGTAKLGAPVNGSVKVAGLSMMVLYDEETLYTPEVSKIELTPAALGLEPGMNRSLTAIVRDQKGNPMAGAGLVWSTSDNKVATVSDRGLISAKAEGTATITAAIGQIQAAATVQIGKLQPTALTLTGAGEVYATQSTVVNATLLDQFGQILKGKTLAWGSSDTSIATVSGTGEVKGLKPGTVTITARIGGLQAEKQIKVLPFEKKTVQLRYTRPDQNYEDWNLWIWGTGGVSDGQVNFTVRDGVAVANIETAPDSGSVGFVVRKGTDWSTAKQDIPDDRSIPLGTGQTFVKVNVQSMVMEIEIVPEVSGPALNEGDIIFYFRDDDLYRQDAMHTISAVKLNVSSGHGTHDVQSYDMVYDPKNEYFVYTLKNVEQGKYFYDFTVTRNGQDTIVLDDKNPQREGGRSVIEFLKPELDIQAGIFPASLNGAIAYHENAVLTLKVTGDEGVRLREAYADLRQLGGGAKEAIDPLLLERTISVADHIAAGTKTIGLTVIDEYGNKHQGQAEITVKARTGSSPLDFDWDEARIYFLLTDRFYNGDPSNDNPNHIPGSYDPAQPEAYHGGDIRGIIEKLDYLEKLGINTIWITPIVDNVDFDVRQGKSGSQFGYHGYWAKNFETMDEHLGDISDFKELIDKAHDRGMKIMVDVVLNHAGYGMKQGDQAAGVPGYPAAEDQERFAGMLRDGGTDTVRGELAGLPDFKTEEAEVRNKLIEWQVDWLSKARTDRGDTIDYFRVDTVKHVDETTWMAFKNELTKTKPDFKLIGEYFGAFPGNTGGFLGNGMMDSLLDFQFKDKARDFVNGQIDSVESYLQLRNGLLTSVKTFGQFLSSHDESGFLSHYVDGDIGKLKVAAALQMTSKGQPVIYYGEELGQSGGTAGDMDLGEFNNNRDDMPWEKIDGLDAAAMDIHTHYTKLLQIRAKHSKVFSKGTRAKLGGSDASGMLYSPGRLEKRR; this is encoded by the coding sequence ATGTCATCGGATTCGATGAACGGCTGGTCCCCGGAGCAGAGTGAGGTCATGACGCTGGATGGGGCAGGGGTATTCTCGGCCACGATGGCCTTGGCGCCAGGCTCGTATTCTTATAAATTCAATTCGAGCCGCCTGCAGTGGGCGGATAATTTTGCCGATCTGCTAAATCCTCTCCAGCTTGACGGCAACTCTGTTGTTCATGTTCCCGGCATTCAAATCGGGGGACCGGATACCGTCGCCAAGGGAAGTTCCCTGGAGCTGAAGGCTGCGCTTGTCCAGCCCTCTGGGACAACGGAACACGTGTCCCCGCAATGGTCCTTGAAGGAGAGCGGATTGGCCGGGATCTCGATTTCCGGGAGCAGGCTGGTCATCGCGGACGATGCGGTGGGGACTAGTTTTACGATCGTTGCCGAGCATGCGGGAAACCGCAGCGAGAAGGAGGTTACTGTAGCTTCTGGACTGTACACCTTCAACTTGCATTACTTCCGTTACGACGGCAAGCAAAACGACTGGAATATGTGGATTTGGCCGGAGGGCAAGGATGGCAGCGGCTATTCCTTTACCGGTGTAGATGCGGACGGATTTGCGGTCGGAACGTATGCCTCCGTCTCACCCAAAATCGGCGTTCTGACGCGCCTGAGTGTTCCGGGTAATGACTGGAGCGCGCAGGAGATGGACCGGAAGGTGGAAATGCCTGCTGGCCAGACCGCTGTTGACGTGTACCTGGTGGAGAACGACCCGAAGGTGTATTTTGCTAAGCCGGATACCTCGCCGAAGTTCAGTGCAGTTATGGCTGACACCGTGGATACATTGATTGCTGAAGCCAGCAGCGAAATCGCCGAGGCGGACCTGAGTACGGTTCAGCTGACGGACATTACGAGTGGCAGCCGTAAGCTGTCCGTAAGCACCGCTAAGCTTAGCGGCCGTAAGCTTAAAATTACATTGAACGATGCGCAGGAATTCGACGTGACGCATCAATATACACTAGAGACGGCACACTTGGCGCCAACTTTGGTGACGATGCGCAAAATTCTGGACGATCCGTCGTTCTACTACGACGGCAACGACCTCGGGTTAACCTACACGCAATCAGGCAGCACGTTCAAGATATGGGCGCCTACCGCAGCCAAAGTCAGCGTATCGCTGTACAGCGGCGCTGGTAATTATAACGGGAACGGCCTTGTCACCGATCATGGGGGCGGTTCGGAGCACTTGCTAAACCGTTCGGCAAACGGCGTCTGGTCGGGCGCGGTGTCCGGCGATTTGAAAGGGCAATTTTATATGTACAAGGTCGAGTTTGCGGATGGAACGGTCAATTATGCGGTAGATCCGTATGCGGTGGCCGTGTCGGCGAACGGGCAGCGCAGCGCCATCATTGATCTTCAAGATACGAACCCCGCGGGATGGACGCCAGAGAAGAAGCCGCAGCTGGTGGAGCCTGCCGATGCGGTGCTGTATGAGCTGCATATTCGCGATTTCTCGATCAGTCCGGATTCGGGAATGACGCATAAGGGTAAATACCAAGCTTTTACGGAGAGAGGAACGAAGACTTCCCAGGGGCTTCCTACGGGGATCGATCACTTAAAAGCGCTCGGAGTCACGCATGTACATCTGCTGCCGGCCTATGACTTCAAGACAGTGAACGAGCTGGCGGTGGACGATCCGTCCTCCGATGCTCCGAAATACAATTGGGGCTACGATCCGCAGAACTATAACGTCCCCGAAGGATCTTATTCTAGCGATCCCAGCGATCCTGCAGCGAGAATTCGAGAATTCAAGGAGATGGTGCAGAGTCTGCATGACGAAGGCATCGGGGTCGTGATGGACGTTGTATACAACCATACCTTCTCCATTGAAGACGGTCCTTTCAACAAAATCGTCCCAGGCTACTATTATCGGACGACGGACGCTGGGACGTATTCCAATGCCACGGGAGTCGGCAATGAAATTGCCTCGGAGCGCCCGATGGTCAGTAAATATATTCGCGAGTCCGTGAAATATTGGGCCGAGGAGTACGCCGTAGACGGCTTCCGGTTCGATCTTATGGGTCTGATCGATATCGATACGATGAAGGACGTAACAAGCGAGCTGCATCAGGAGGTAGACCCCAGCCTGATCGTGTATGGAGAGCCATGGGATATGGGGCCCACGCCGCTGCGGCAGAGCTTGAAGACGATTAAGGGCTCGCAGCGAAATCAAGGCTTTGCGGTGTTTAACGATGATGTCCGCGGCGCGATCAAAGGGGATAGCGACGGCACGGGCAAAGGCTTCGCTACGGGCGAGCCCGGCCAGGAGGCCGCCGTTGTCACCGGAGTTAAGGGGGCGACGGATTCTTTTGCGGCTAAGCCTTCGGAAGCGATCAATTACGTTACCGCCCATGACAATTTGAATCTGTGGGACAAAATCGTCAGAACACAGGGGCTGGACACCGACCTGGGCATGTTGAACATTCGAGACGGCGTGCTGGAGGGCGGAGGCAGCGTCGAGGACGCGGTAGCCGCTGCGCAGCCGCATAAGTATGTTGGCACGGGAGAGGACGTGTTCGACAACGAGACGGTAAGACGCTCGCTGCTGGCAAACGGAATTGTACTTACCTCGCAGGGTTTGCCGTTCCTGCATGCGGGCGATGAGCTGCTGCGCTCCAAATACGGCGACCATAACAGCTATCGGAGTCCGGATGCGGTCAATCAGATCCGCTGGGACAACAAGGATAATTTCAGCCGGGTATTTGATTACTATCAGGGCTTGATCGAGCTGCGCAAGAGCCATCCGGCCTTCCGGATGAACTCGAAGGAAGCCATTGCTAAGCATTTGCAGGTGACGAAAAGCGATGGCAGCATCGTGTCGTTTCAATTGAAGGATTATGCAAACGGTGACACCTGGAACAACATCATCGTCATTTACAATGCCAACAAAACGGCCCAGACCGTCAAGCTTCCCAGTGGGTCAGCCTGGAACATCGTTGTCGATGACCGGTCTGCAGGAACGGCAAAACTGGGGGCTCCTGTAAACGGCAGTGTAAAGGTTGCCGGGTTGTCGATGATGGTGCTGTACGACGAAGAGACGCTGTACACGCCGGAGGTAAGCAAAATTGAGCTGACTCCTGCTGCCTTAGGGCTGGAACCAGGCATGAACCGCTCGCTGACGGCCATCGTCCGCGACCAGAAGGGCAACCCCATGGCCGGGGCAGGCCTTGTCTGGAGCACCTCGGATAACAAGGTAGCTACCGTGAGCGACAGAGGTCTGATCAGCGCCAAGGCGGAGGGGACGGCAACGATTACCGCCGCTATCGGCCAGATACAGGCTGCCGCTACGGTGCAAATTGGCAAATTGCAGCCTACAGCGCTGACATTGACCGGGGCGGGCGAGGTTTATGCTACCCAGTCAACGGTTGTAAACGCGACGCTGTTGGATCAATTTGGCCAGATTTTGAAAGGCAAGACTTTAGCTTGGGGCAGCTCGGATACGTCCATCGCAACCGTAAGCGGGACCGGGGAAGTCAAGGGGCTGAAACCGGGAACCGTTACGATCACCGCCCGGATCGGCGGACTTCAGGCTGAGAAGCAAATCAAAGTTCTGCCTTTTGAAAAGAAAACGGTACAGCTCCGTTATACACGCCCCGATCAGAATTATGAGGACTGGAACCTGTGGATTTGGGGAACCGGCGGTGTGAGCGACGGTCAGGTGAACTTCACGGTCCGGGACGGCGTTGCAGTCGCGAATATCGAGACCGCGCCAGACAGCGGCTCCGTCGGATTTGTTGTCCGCAAAGGCACGGACTGGAGCACGGCGAAGCAGGATATTCCCGATGACCGGAGCATTCCGCTCGGAACCGGACAGACCTTCGTGAAGGTGAATGTGCAGAGTATGGTCATGGAGATTGAAATTGTGCCGGAGGTGAGCGGGCCGGCGTTGAACGAAGGGGACATTATTTTCTATTTCCGGGATGACGATCTGTATCGGCAGGATGCCATGCATACGATATCCGCCGTGAAGCTGAATGTGTCTTCGGGGCATGGTACCCATGATGTCCAGAGCTATGACATGGTCTATGATCCGAAAAACGAATATTTTGTCTATACGCTGAAAAATGTAGAGCAGGGCAAATATTTTTACGATTTCACGGTCACGCGCAATGGCCAGGACACCATCGTTTTGGATGACAAAAACCCGCAGCGTGAAGGCGGCCGTTCTGTCATCGAGTTCCTGAAGCCGGAGCTGGATATTCAGGCAGGGATATTCCCGGCCAGCTTGAACGGAGCCATCGCTTACCATGAGAATGCAGTATTGACGCTGAAAGTAACCGGGGATGAAGGCGTCAGGCTGCGTGAAGCCTATGCGGATTTGCGGCAGCTCGGGGGCGGGGCGAAAGAAGCCATTGACCCGCTGCTGCTCGAACGGACGATCTCTGTGGCCGATCATATAGCAGCTGGTACTAAGACAATCGGGCTTACGGTCATTGATGAATATGGCAACAAGCATCAGGGTCAAGCAGAAATTACAGTGAAAGCGAGAACGGGGAGCTCGCCGCTGGATTTCGACTGGGATGAGGCGAGGATTTATTTTCTCCTGACGGACCGCTTCTATAACGGCGACCCAAGCAATGATAACCCAAATCATATCCCAGGAAGCTATGACCCGGCTCAACCGGAAGCCTATCATGGCGGAGATATCCGCGGAATCATCGAAAAGCTCGATTACCTGGAGAAGCTGGGGATCAATACGATCTGGATTACGCCGATCGTGGATAATGTCGATTTTGATGTCCGTCAGGGCAAAAGTGGATCGCAATTCGGCTATCACGGTTATTGGGCCAAAAACTTCGAGACGATGGATGAGCATCTTGGCGATATCAGTGATTTCAAGGAGCTGATCGACAAAGCTCATGACCGCGGCATGAAAATCATGGTCGACGTGGTGCTGAACCATGCCGGTTACGGCATGAAGCAAGGCGATCAGGCCGCAGGAGTTCCGGGTTATCCGGCAGCGGAGGACCAGGAGCGCTTCGCGGGCATGCTGCGCGACGGCGGAACGGACACGGTTCGCGGGGAACTCGCCGGCCTGCCGGACTTTAAGACGGAGGAGGCCGAGGTCAGGAATAAGCTGATCGAATGGCAGGTCGATTGGCTCAGCAAGGCGCGTACCGATCGCGGTGACACGATTGACTATTTTCGCGTGGATACGGTGAAGCATGTCGATGAGACGACATGGATGGCTTTCAAGAACGAGCTGACGAAGACTAAGCCCGATTTCAAACTGATCGGCGAATATTTCGGGGCATTCCCGGGCAATACCGGCGGATTTTTGGGGAACGGCATGATGGATTCATTATTGGATTTTCAATTTAAAGACAAGGCTAGAGATTTCGTGAACGGCCAGATCGACAGCGTGGAATCTTACTTGCAGCTGCGGAACGGATTGCTGACGAGCGTTAAGACGTTTGGGCAATTTTTGAGCAGCCACGATGAGAGCGGCTTCCTGTCGCATTATGTGGACGGCGACATCGGCAAGCTGAAAGTGGCGGCAGCGCTGCAAATGACCAGCAAGGGCCAGCCGGTAATCTACTACGGTGAGGAATTGGGGCAATCGGGCGGAACGGCGGGCGACATGGATCTTGGCGAGTTTAACAACAATCGGGATGACATGCCTTGGGAAAAAATAGACGGCCTTGATGCCGCGGCGATGGATATCCATACTCACTACACGAAGCTGCTGCAAATTCGCGCGAAGCATTCGAAGGTGTTCTCCAAGGGAACACGGGCGAAGCTCGGCGGATCGGACGCAAGCGGTATGTTGTATTCTCCAGGACGCTTGGAGAAGAGGCGGTGA
- a CDS encoding S-layer homology domain-containing protein yields MNTRAEEAAAEFKVPFAAGTILTDEYSQAKYKVANGGKVSVVIPGKNQGGTIVLSAPDKGKPQEPGNGDPGSAPSPSTPGSSGSSGRGAGDGADNDKGSQDSAGQPADVQFVSDPVAEKGVVTIVAEPGKRIIRLPANATALDGSNALRFKTEPFTLDVPASVVKQLIDLISAGTQNDAANGAADGSLVSAVSGALNGDLNGDLDGDLDGTLSGTLSGTLSGTLNGSLDRILDSAQIVFSFQPLADEEGRRLLVTAQRGQGSVVLKIQGKVCEVELFVVTGDGKMLALDRFTAPLHIHFNTDDASLGSTSGLHGVLGIYRFADNGLLQYAGARWSGTGLSAKLNALGKLALVSYNRTFSDVLLEHWANDAIKQLAARQIVMGVSEEAFAPSKSVT; encoded by the coding sequence GTGAATACGAGAGCGGAGGAGGCTGCGGCCGAGTTTAAGGTTCCTTTTGCCGCAGGAACGATCCTAACGGATGAATACAGCCAGGCCAAGTATAAGGTGGCAAATGGCGGCAAAGTGTCCGTGGTCATTCCTGGCAAGAATCAGGGCGGAACCATCGTGCTGTCCGCTCCGGACAAAGGAAAGCCGCAAGAGCCTGGAAACGGGGATCCTGGTTCTGCGCCATCTCCTTCGACGCCGGGCAGCAGCGGCAGCAGCGGGAGGGGAGCAGGAGATGGTGCCGATAACGACAAGGGTAGCCAAGATAGTGCAGGCCAGCCTGCGGACGTGCAGTTTGTAAGTGATCCGGTTGCGGAGAAGGGTGTAGTCACGATTGTTGCCGAACCGGGCAAACGCATAATCCGGCTGCCCGCAAACGCCACCGCGCTAGACGGCAGCAACGCGTTGAGATTTAAGACGGAACCGTTCACGCTAGACGTACCAGCCTCTGTCGTGAAGCAACTGATCGACTTGATTTCGGCAGGCACGCAGAACGATGCAGCGAATGGGGCAGCGGATGGTTCTTTGGTAAGCGCTGTGAGTGGTGCTTTGAATGGTGATCTGAATGGTGATCTGGATGGTGATTTGGATGGTACTTTAAGTGGTACTTTAAGTGGTACTTTAAGTGGTACTTTGAATGGTTCTTTGGATCGTATTTTGGATAGTGCCCAAATCGTTTTCTCGTTCCAGCCTTTAGCGGATGAGGAAGGGCGGAGACTTCTGGTAACTGCCCAGCGAGGGCAAGGAAGTGTTGTTCTGAAGATACAAGGAAAAGTGTGTGAAGTGGAGCTGTTTGTTGTGACAGGGGACGGGAAAATGCTGGCGCTCGATAGGTTCACCGCCCCGCTGCATATCCACTTTAATACGGATGATGCATCATTGGGCTCCACATCAGGACTACACGGAGTATTGGGCATTTACCGTTTTGCGGATAACGGTCTGCTCCAGTATGCAGGAGCCCGCTGGTCGGGGACAGGATTGTCGGCTAAGCTTAATGCACTTGGGAAGCTTGCGCTCGTAAGCTATAACAGAACGTTCAGCGACGTTCTCCTGGAGCATTGGGCTAATGATGCAATCAAGCAGTTGGCCGCCCGGCAGATTGTCATGGGGGTATCGGAGGAGGCGTTCGCACCCTCAAAAAGCGTAACATGA
- a CDS encoding S-layer homology domain-containing protein: MLTRALASEQPLKAEQLERQGSGPGQGQGQEQVQEQVQGQEQGQGQGQGQGQTQQEQQQMHPKQRRGQQLELEQKQSSGVEAMLTPHGLEPTANMSYRDVSASAWYADAVAIASAAGIIKGRADGTFGGDDVITREEMAVMLIRAYDVMNDVKGGRNEYGTEDSSAADVENSIGEGHDPARESTRTVRAAFKDGNSVAPWAQQAVLETTALGMLNGKGNGLFAPKEQLTRAESAQVIWKLLQQY; this comes from the coding sequence ATGCTGACCAGAGCGTTGGCATCGGAGCAGCCACTGAAGGCGGAACAGCTAGAGCGGCAAGGGTCAGGGCCAGGGCAGGGGCAAGGACAAGAGCAAGTGCAAGAGCAAGTGCAAGGGCAAGAGCAAGGGCAGGGGCAGGGGCAAGGGCAGGGGCAAACGCAGCAGGAACAACAGCAAATGCACCCAAAGCAGCGGCGTGGACAGCAGCTAGAGCTGGAGCAAAAGCAGTCGTCTGGAGTTGAAGCCATGCTGACGCCGCATGGACTGGAGCCTACCGCTAACATGAGTTATCGTGACGTTTCCGCCTCGGCATGGTATGCAGATGCAGTTGCGATCGCCAGTGCAGCAGGTATCATTAAGGGCCGCGCGGACGGCACGTTTGGCGGCGACGACGTTATTACCCGCGAGGAAATGGCGGTAATGCTCATTAGAGCCTACGACGTGATGAACGATGTCAAGGGCGGGCGCAACGAATACGGTACCGAGGATTCTAGTGCTGCTGATGTGGAAAATAGTATTGGAGAGGGGCACGATCCGGCCCGGGAATCTACCCGCACAGTACGGGCTGCATTCAAGGACGGCAATAGCGTTGCTCCTTGGGCGCAGCAGGCAGTTTTGGAAACAACAGCTTTGGGTATGCTGAATGGCAAGGGGAACGGTCTTTTTGCACCGAAGGAACAGTTAACCCGTGCGGAAAGCGCACAAGTGATATGGAAGCTGCTGCAGCAATATTAA
- a CDS encoding alpha-glycosidase: MLLEAVYHRPKLNWSYAYDRETIHLRLRAKKDDLTHVYAFTGDKYIWDQSKELIPMSIMASDELFDYWACVVKPPYRRLKYGFLLQKGEEQIWMTESEFSQERPAVPDRLFDYPYINPADIFTVPEWVKDAVFYQIFPERFANGDPSLDPANVLPWGGKPERHNFFGGDLQGVIDHLDHLSELGINAIYFTPIFEATTNHKYDTADYMKIDPHFGDAETLKKLVKACHERGIRVLLDAVFNHSGKTFAPFVDVLEKGEQSRYKDWFVVREFPLQVKDGVPTYDTFSFEPHMPKLNTENPEVKEYLLGVAEYWIKEVGIDGWRLDVANEVDHQFWRDFRKVVKKANPDAYILGEIWHESSGWLQGDQFDAVMNYPFTEAVLDFIVRRSLDSAGYANAIGKQLSRYPQQASEVAFNLLDSHDTPRLLTLCEGNKDLMKLAAILLFTYSGTPCIYYGDEIGLDGDQDPDCRKCMEWDPAKQDRDLFAFYQKLIAIRKDLPALRTGSIHFRVAEAKGSKLAYERRLGEQSVLVLLNNDSVGQTIQVEAAGEKWIDTFAGREWPVQHGTLSVKLPAYGYAILTRA, from the coding sequence ATGCTGCTCGAAGCTGTCTATCACCGTCCCAAACTGAACTGGTCCTATGCCTACGACCGGGAGACGATCCACCTTCGCCTCCGGGCCAAAAAAGATGACCTTACCCATGTCTATGCCTTTACCGGCGACAAATACATATGGGATCAAAGCAAAGAATTGATTCCGATGTCCATAATGGCCTCCGACGAGTTGTTCGACTACTGGGCTTGCGTCGTCAAGCCGCCATACCGCCGATTGAAATACGGGTTCCTGCTGCAAAAGGGCGAGGAGCAAATCTGGATGACAGAAAGCGAGTTCTCACAGGAGCGTCCGGCTGTTCCGGACCGGCTGTTCGATTACCCTTACATCAATCCGGCGGACATATTTACCGTACCGGAATGGGTGAAGGACGCGGTGTTCTATCAAATTTTTCCCGAACGCTTCGCCAATGGCGATCCCAGCCTGGATCCGGCTAATGTCCTCCCTTGGGGCGGCAAGCCGGAGCGGCATAATTTTTTTGGCGGTGATCTGCAAGGGGTCATCGATCACCTCGATCATTTAAGCGAGCTGGGGATTAACGCCATTTATTTCACGCCTATTTTTGAGGCGACTACCAATCATAAATACGACACGGCCGATTACATGAAGATCGATCCCCATTTCGGGGATGCGGAGACGCTGAAGAAGCTCGTCAAAGCATGCCATGAGCGCGGGATTCGCGTCCTGCTTGACGCGGTCTTCAATCATTCGGGGAAGACGTTTGCCCCTTTCGTCGACGTTCTGGAGAAAGGCGAGCAATCCCGCTACAAGGATTGGTTCGTCGTCCGCGAATTCCCGCTGCAGGTTAAGGATGGAGTGCCGACCTATGATACGTTTTCCTTTGAGCCGCATATGCCGAAGCTGAATACGGAGAACCCCGAGGTGAAGGAATATTTGCTGGGCGTGGCAGAGTACTGGATCAAGGAGGTCGGGATCGACGGCTGGCGCCTGGATGTCGCTAATGAGGTCGATCACCAGTTCTGGCGGGATTTCCGAAAGGTTGTGAAAAAAGCCAACCCGGACGCGTACATTCTGGGCGAAATTTGGCATGAATCGTCCGGCTGGCTGCAGGGCGACCAATTCGACGCCGTCATGAACTATCCGTTCACCGAGGCGGTGCTGGACTTTATCGTCCGCCGTTCCTTGGACTCCGCCGGATATGCGAATGCGATCGGCAAGCAGTTGTCCCGCTACCCGCAGCAGGCAAGCGAGGTGGCCTTCAACCTGCTGGACAGCCACGACACGCCGCGCCTTCTCACGCTCTGCGAGGGCAACAAGGATCTGATGAAGCTGGCCGCGATTTTACTGTTCACTTACAGCGGTACGCCGTGCATCTACTATGGCGACGAGATCGGCCTCGACGGCGACCAGGATCCCGACTGCCGTAAATGCATGGAATGGGACCCTGCCAAGCAGGATCGTGATCTGTTCGCCTTCTACCAGAAGCTCATTGCCATTCGGAAGGATCTGCCAGCGCTTCGTACCGGCTCCATCCACTTCCGCGTTGCGGAAGCGAAGGGAAGCAAGCTGGCCTATGAGCGCCGCCTAGGCGAGCAATCGGTGCTCGTGCTGCTGAACAACGACAGCGTCGGCCAGACGATCCAGGTTGAAGCCGCTGGCGAGAAGTGGATCGACACCTTTGCCGGCCGCGAATGGCCGGTGCAGCACGGCACGCTCTCCGTCAAGCTGCCAGCCTACGGCTATGCGATCTTGACGAGAGCGTAG
- a CDS encoding maltose ABC transporter substrate-binding protein: MNFKKSFRKALLLVAVLTLTASMTACGTKSSTGGGEGANTPAPSNAANNKENTTAVQDGELVPEEGAELLVWESREEVPFTEEIARQFEEKYGVKVKIEEVATTDQVGKLTTDGPSGLGADVIIIPHDHLGNAAASGLILANDVFAEDTKKNNTEASIIGATFEETLYGYPRAAETTALFYNKSLVPEAPESFEDLIEFGKTFTDKSKKKYALMWEAGNMYFNYPFIASGGGYLYGDNGTNKDDIGLAHEGVAESMKVYQSLAEILPIKSGDINPDIKRGLFGAGDVAMDINGPWEVAGYKEALGDNLAIAPVPTVNGKPAITFSGIKIYTVSSFAKYPNAAKLYAQFATTKEAQLLLNEKIGSVPTNLEALETDQIKNDPIVSGFAEQAKNSEPMPSIPEMANVWAPVNAAMADIWDNKTDPKAAMEKAITQIKDLNNGLAAE; the protein is encoded by the coding sequence ATGAATTTCAAAAAGTCATTTAGAAAAGCGCTGCTGCTGGTCGCTGTACTGACACTGACAGCTTCCATGACCGCCTGCGGCACCAAGAGCAGTACTGGCGGGGGTGAAGGCGCGAATACTCCGGCGCCGTCAAATGCAGCAAATAACAAAGAAAATACTACCGCGGTACAGGACGGAGAACTGGTGCCGGAGGAAGGGGCGGAGCTCCTCGTTTGGGAGAGTAGAGAAGAGGTTCCCTTTACTGAGGAAATCGCCAGGCAGTTCGAGGAGAAGTACGGCGTTAAGGTGAAAATTGAAGAAGTGGCCACTACTGATCAAGTGGGTAAATTAACGACGGACGGACCTTCGGGATTAGGTGCGGACGTGATTATCATTCCGCATGACCATCTGGGGAACGCTGCGGCATCGGGATTGATTCTGGCCAATGACGTCTTTGCAGAGGACACGAAGAAGAACAACACCGAAGCTTCGATTATTGGCGCTACGTTCGAGGAGACGCTTTACGGTTATCCGAGAGCGGCTGAAACGACAGCTCTTTTCTACAACAAATCACTCGTTCCTGAAGCGCCAGAATCCTTTGAGGATTTGATTGAATTCGGCAAAACGTTTACGGATAAATCCAAAAAGAAATATGCCCTGATGTGGGAAGCTGGAAATATGTACTTCAACTATCCGTTTATCGCTAGCGGAGGCGGTTACCTCTATGGCGACAACGGCACGAATAAGGATGATATTGGCCTTGCTCATGAAGGCGTAGCCGAGAGTATGAAGGTGTATCAAAGCCTGGCCGAAATTTTGCCGATCAAGAGCGGAGACATTAACCCGGATATCAAACGCGGCCTGTTCGGTGCAGGCGATGTAGCCATGGATATCAACGGTCCATGGGAGGTTGCCGGCTACAAAGAGGCTCTTGGCGACAACCTGGCGATCGCTCCGGTACCTACAGTGAATGGTAAGCCGGCAATTACCTTCTCGGGCATTAAAATCTACACCGTAAGCTCCTTTGCGAAATATCCGAATGCGGCTAAATTGTACGCGCAGTTTGCAACGACCAAAGAAGCTCAGCTGCTGCTGAATGAGAAGATCGGCTCGGTGCCTACGAACCTGGAAGCGCTGGAGACCGACCAAATCAAGAACGATCCGATCGTATCCGGTTTCGCCGAGCAGGCCAAAAACTCGGAGCCGATGCCTTCCATTCCGGAAATGGCCAACGTATGGGCGCCTGTAAATGCGGCCATGGCCGACATTTGGGACAATAAAACTGACCCTAAGGCTGCCATGGAGAAAGCGATCACGCAAATCAAAGATCTGAACAACGGACTGGCTGCGGAGTAA